The DNA window CTTTGCTTCTGAAGCCTTTTTTACCCGCTGATGAATTAGATAAGGGGGTTGCTATTTATCGCGCACACCATAAAAGGGCATTATTAAGGCACGCTCATTTATTCCCTTACGCTGAGAAATTACTAAGGTATCTTAAGAAAAAAGGTTATAAATTAGCAGTGGCAAGTAATAGGCCTACGAAATTTTCACGCATTCTGGTTCGCAGCCTGAAAATTGATGTGTTTTTTGATTATCTTCTTTGCGCCGATACTATTAATAATAGAAAACCGCATCCCGAGATTATTAACAGGATAAGAGAGAAATTTAAAGTTGGAGCAAAAGAGGCTGTGTTTGTTGGTGATATGACAATTGATGCCCAGGCAGGCAGGAGGGCAAAAGTTTTTTCCATAATCGTAACTACCGGTTCAAGCAGCCTTGCTGAAATTAAGAAAGAGAAGCCGCAGCTAATAATTAAAAAGATAAGTAGACTCTTTGAAGTTTTATAATTTTTGCGTCTGCCTTGTCTTGTTTCTCGCAGGGACGTTCGCTAAGCCCCAGCGTGGTTGGCTCACTCTCGAAAATTCTCGCTCTGCCTACATTCTATTTAGCGGGGCAACCTTGCCCGCTCGAATTTCCGGAAGCCCTGCTGCGAACCAAGCCAAGTCATCCGCTCTAAGGCTATCGATTATCTTTCGTTCGAAAAGGTTTGCTTGACGGTTTGCTCAGGTTTTGATAGAATACATTAATAAGAGGAGTGATTATGAAGAAGATTCTTTTAACATTGGTGGTATTTTTAGCTTTTGGTTTAACTTTCTCTTTTGCTCAAGAGAAAAAAGATGTAAAACCAGTTAAGGTTATTCTTTTAGTCTCAGAACAAAATATAGAAGGCCCTCAAAAAGCCTGGTGGGCAAGTGAAATTGATTTGTCTACAACCGAAGCAAAGGTGGCGACTAAACTTATTGAAGCGGGATTTGA is part of the Candidatus Omnitrophota bacterium genome and encodes:
- a CDS encoding HAD family hydrolase → MRPKNIKLIIFDLDGTLVDAYGAIVESFNHTMKSLGLPKQNPKTIRRAVGWGDALLLKPFLPADELDKGVAIYRAHHKRALLRHAHLFPYAEKLLRYLKKKGYKLAVASNRPTKFSRILVRSLKIDVFFDYLLCADTINNRKPHPEIINRIREKFKVGAKEAVFVGDMTIDAQAGRRAKVFSIIVTTGSSSLAEIKKEKPQLIIKKISRLFEVL